The genomic stretch CTTGGGCGCGGTGATGTTCCACCAGCCTGCCAGCACCGGCGCGAACCAGTAGGCCATGACCACCGGTGTGGACAGTGCGACGGCAAGCAGCATGGCGAGAGGCAGGGATGAGTCGGTGATGGCTGCGTCATCCACGTTTCCCCCTGTCATCACGGCGAACAGGCCGCCGCCATCGGCCAGCGCAGTCAGCGCCAGTACCAGGACGCTGGCGATGAGATAGATGCCGCCGATGGTGACCAGGCTCTGCACGTTGCTCTTGAAGCCTGAGAACAGGACGTCCGGGCCGACCTTGCGCCCGGCCGCGACGGCGCGGTAACCGTTGAGCACGCCGAGTGACAGGATCGGCATCAGCAGCGAAGCGGCTGGCTGGCCGATGAGCGGAAAAATGCTGATCACCAGCAGCACCAGCAGATAGCCGAATGCGAGAAAGCTCAGCAGGGCAGGGCTGCGAAGCCAGAGCGTCAGGCCGTCGCGCAGCCAGCCCCAGCCGCGCTGCATGGGAAGTTGATTCGCTTGCATGATTTCTATTCTGTGAGATGCGCTGCGGGTGGCAGCGCCTTCGGGGGCGAGAAGGTATCACGCCAGGCGGCCTGGAGTGCTCCGGCCAGCACCGGGATGAGGACGAAGACGCCAAGTCCTGCAGGCAACATGGCGATCCAGCCCAGGATATACAGCATGACGGCGAGGACGACGAAGGTGAGCAGATTCTGGAAGCAGGCCTGTGCGGAGAGCTTCATGGCGTCGAGTGGTGCAACGTCGTGCAGCATGACCAGTGCGGGGGCAAACCACAAGGCCATCATCAACAGCCCCCACAGCACGGAAAACACCAGCACGCCCAGCATCATGCCGCCCGCGGCCATGCCCATGCCGCCAAACGCGCCCATCATCGAGCCGGTGAACACTGCGCTTCCGCCGATTGCGGCAGCAATCAGGGCTGCGATGAGTGCGCCGAGCAGATGAAAGCCGCCCACCAGCAGCAGATTGCCTGCGTGAAGGCGCAGGCCGTCGAACAGATGGTCGACCCGCAGCGCTTCCCCTCTGGCGAGCGCATCCGCTCCGGCGACGAGTCCGGCCACCAGCACCGGAAGTGCGACGGGTGCCGCAGCCCAGCCGATGAGTGGCACGAAGCCCAGCGCGGCAATGACGAGAATGAAGATCAGTGTCTGCACCATCCATACGCCGGGCTTGCGCAGGAACAGGCGCCAGCCGGTCGCCACCCACTGCAGGGCGTGGGCTGGCGTAACCGTGCCGGGCTGCGGCAAGGGATGGTAGTGGCGCGAAGGCGGCGTTGCAGGCATTCAGTGGGTCCGGAAGTCGCTGCGGTGCAGCGACGCGTGGTCGATGCTAGCCGATTGGGTGGGTGAGTTCAAACCGCGGGCAAGGCGGGTGACCAGGCGATGCGTTGCCGCAGAATGTCGCGGTATTCGTCCGGATTCTTTACCAGCACCATTTCGCCCTCGCGCGGCAGGTGGAAATCCTCCGCCCGCGATAGCCAGAAGCGCAGCGCTGCAGCGCGCAGCATGGCCGGCCAGGCGGCGCGCTCGGCGTCGGAGAACGGGCGCTCGGCGTGATAGGCGTGCAGAAATGCATCACTGCGAACCGGGTCGAGGCTGCCGTCGTCAAGCGAGCACCAGTCGTTCAGCGTGACGGCGACATCGAACAGCAGGGTGTCATTGCCGGCGAAGTAGAAATCGATGACACCACCGATGACTTCGCCGTCCCACAGGATATTGTCGCGAAACAGGTCGGCGTGAATGGCACCCGCCGGGAGGGCATCGGTGTCGACGGTGGCCTGAAACGCAATTTCGCGGTCGAGCAGCGCCTGCTCGGCCTCGGGAAGGTAGGCGTGCACCCGCGCTGCGGTCTGGGTGCGCCAGGCCGGGCCGCGGGGATTCGGCTGGCGCCGGCCGTAGGACATGCCGGCCAGATGCAGGCCGGCGAGCATGGCACCGACGCGCGTGCAGTGGTGCTCGTCCGGCGCCATGACCGAGGCGCCGGACAGGCGCATGACCAGCGCCGCGGGCTTGTCCTCGATGGTGCCGAGGTACTCGTTGTCCCGGTTGGCAATCGGCGCCGGCACCGGCAACCCGTGACGGGCGAGGTGGGCCATCAGGTGCAGGTAGTACGGCAGTTCTGCCCGGCCAATGCCCTCGAACAGCGTCAGGACATAACGGCCAAGCGTGGTGGTGACAAAGAAGTTGCTGTTCTGCACGCCGGCTGAGATGCCCTTGAGCTCGATGAGGCGGCCGATGGCGTAGTTTTTCAGCCACTGCGAGAGCACGGCTTCGGGCACGGGGGTGAAAACAGACATGAAAACTCCGGGATGCGGAAAGCCGCTCAGGCCGCGTGGGCAGCGGTGAGCGTGGCGTTGCGTACAGCCTGCCAGGCGGCAAGCTTGTCACTGAAATTGAGTGCTGCGTGCGCAGGACTGGTCGACGGCAGCCGCTGCACGCGAATGCGGTGTTCCCCGTGCGGAAGATGCACGTGGCGGCGAAAGGCCGTTTCAGCGGCGCTGCCGTTGAAAAACACGTGACTCAGTCGCGGGCAGGCGGTGAACAGCCCCGCGAAGTCGTTGGGCTCGATGCTGTCTGCTGCGATGGCGCTGTCGAGACTGCCGCTGCGCCTGCACCGCCCGATCACATCCCATAGCGCAATGCCCGCATCGAGCAGGCGTTCGAGGCGCACGGGGTAGGGCTGCTCCGGTGCGGCTCCGAACAGTGCGCCCATGATTGGCCAGAAGGCGTTGCGGGGGTGGGCGTAATACTCTCCGGCAGCGAGCGAGGCCTCGCCCGGCATGCTGCCGAGGATCAGCACTCGCGCATCGCTGCGACAGACCGGAGCAAAGCTGCAGACCGCCGGGCCGGGGGTGGTGCTCACCAGGACTTGATGACCCACATCGGTACGGACAGCGCAGGTTCGCTGGCGCGAACCATATCGCCGTTGCCTTCTCGGTCAACCAGGTAATAGGGCACGCCATGGGGCGGGGTGACCTTGACCATGTAGAGCTTTCCGCGAATGCGGTACTCGGCGACGGTATCGTCGCCACGCTTGACGATGGTGACCTGCGGCTCTTCGATATCGGTCATGCCCGGCGGCGGCGGCGGGGGTTCGGGGATCGGCTCGAGCTTGGGGGGCTGCTGGGCCAGCACTGGCATTGAAACCGCCAGCAGCAGGGCAATCAGGGTACGGCGCATGGTGTTCTCCTTCAGATGGGCCGATTCTACCATTCGGGATGGGTGTCGAACGGGGGCGAGGTGCCGGCTTTTGCCCTGTTTCGCTTAAAGGTTGAGCATCAGTTCGTGCTCTTCGGGCAGCGGCATGAAACCACGCGTTTCGTAGTGCTTGAAGATGGCCTCGACAACCTCTTCGGGGCTGTCGATGATCTGGATCAGATCGAGGTCTTCCGCCTTGATCATGCCCTCGCTGACCAGGCGGTCGCGGAACCAGTCGATCAGGCCTTTCCAGAACGCGCCGTGGACCAGGATGATCGGAATGCTCCTGCTCTTTCGGGTCTGGATCAGGGTCATGGCTTCGAGCAGTTCATCGAGCGTGCCGAAGCCACCCGGCAGGACCACATAGGCGCTGGCGAACTTCACGAACATGAACTTGCGCGCGAAGAAGTGCTGGAAGGTCTGCGAGATGTCCTGATAGGGATTGGCCTGCTGCTCCATCGGCAGCTGGATGTTGAGGCCGACTGAAGGGCTCTTGCCAAAATAGGCGCCCTTGTTGGCCGCTTCCATGATACCGGGGCCGCCGCCCGAAATCACGGCAAATCCGGCGTCCGACAGCAGGCGGGAGATGCGCTCGGTGAGCACGTAGTAGCTGTGATCCGGCGGAATGCGGGCGCTGCCGAAGATCGATACCGCCGGACGAATGGCATTCAGGCGCTCGGTGGCTTCGACGAACTCTGCCATAATTCCAAAAATTCGCCAGGACTCGCGCGCATTGAAGCGCGGCGCGGCACTGTCCGGCGCACTGCGGGAGAGTTTCTCTTTTGCGGTCATGATGTCCCTTCTCTTCTTTTTCGTTGGTTCGGTGCGTGCACGCCGGTTTGAGCGTGGCGCAATGCCGATGTTTCCCGCAAGGATGTTCCAGGATGCCCACCCTGCTGCTTGTCGACGGTTCCAGTTATCTATACCGTGCATTTCATGCGCTGCCCGATCTGCGCAATTCGAGCGGGGAGCCGACCGGGGCCATCCGGGGTGTGTTGTCGATGCTACGTCGGCTCGAAGGCGACTACAAGGCGGAGTACCGTGCCTGCGTGTTCGACGCCAAGGGCAAGACCTTCCGGGACGACTGGTATCCGGAGTACAAGTCGCATCGCCCGCCGATGCCCGACGACCTGCGCGCCCAGATCGAACCGCTGCATGAGGCCGTCGAGGCGGAAGGCTGGCCGCTGCTGTCGGTCGAAGGCGTGGAGGCCGACGACGTCATCGGCACGCTGACGCGGATGGCGGTCGAGCGCGGCTGGGAGGTGGTGATCTCGACTGGCGACAAGGATCTGACGCAACTCGTGCAGCCGGGTGTGCGCTGGGTGAACACCATGAGCGAGGAGGTGCTGGACGAAGCCGGCGTGTCGGCCAAGTTCGGCGTCGCGCCCGAACGCATCATCGATTATCTGGCGCTGGTCGGCGATACCGTGGATAACGTGCCGGGTGTCGAAAAGTGTGGTCCGAAGACCGCGGTGAAGTGGCTGACCGAATACGGCACGCTCGACAACCTGATCAGCAACGCCGACAAGGTGGGCGGCAAGGTGGGCGAGAACCTGCGCAAGCATCTCGACTTTCTGCCGCTCGGCAAACGTCTGGTGACGGTTGCGACCGATGTCGAATTGCCCCTGCAGCTCGACGATCTGCCGGCACGTGCTGACGACAAGATCGCGCTGAAAGCACTGTACGAACGCTTCGAGTTCCGCGGATGGCTGAAGGATCTGGGCGACGAGAATCAAAGGGAGAATCAAAGGGGTCAGAATCAAAGGGGTCAGAGTCGTTTGATCCCCGAATCAAACGACTCTGACCCCTTTGATTCTTCGGCGGAGCCGGACGCGCATCGTGCGGGCTATGTCGGCATCCTCGACTGGGACGCCTTCGACGCGCTGCTGGTCAGACTGAATGCGGCTGAGCTGACGGCCTTCGACACCGAAACCACCAGCCTCGATCCGATGGCGGCGCGCCTGGTCGGGATGTCGTTTTCCACCGAGAAGGGCGAGGGCGCCTACCTGCCGCTTGCCCATCGCGGTGCGGATGCGCCCGATCAGCTGGCAATGGACGAGGTGCTGAAGAAGCTCAAGCCCTGGCTGGAATCGAACGCGCACGCCAAGGTGGGGCAGAACCTGAAGTACGACGCGCATGTGCTGCTCAACCACGACATTCGCCTTGGCGGCATTACCCACGACACCCTGCTCGAATCCTATGTGCTCGAGAGCGACCGCACGCACGACATGGATTCGCTGGCCAAGCGTCATCTCGGTCTGACCACGATTCAGTACACCGACGTATGCGGCAAGGGGGCGAAGCAGATCGGATTCGACGAGGTCGCGGTCGATCGTGCCATCGAATACGCTGCCGAGGATGCCGACATCACCATGCGCCTGCACCGCAAGCTGTGGCCGCAGGTCGAGGCTGCGCCATCACTGGCTGCACTGTATCGGGAGATCGAGCTGCCTACGCTTGAGGTGCTGCTCGACATGGAGCGTACGGGCGTTCTCATCGACCCCTTCCTGCTCGCACAGCATGGCGAGGAGCTCGGCCGCAGGCTGATGGTGCTCGAAGGCGAAGCGCACGCGCTCGCCGGTCAGCCCTTCAATCTGGGCTCGCCCAAGCAGCTGGGTGAGATCCTGTTCGGCAAGCTCGGTCTGCCTGTGGTCAAGAAGACTGCCACCGGCCAGCCCTCGACCGACGAGGATGTGCTCACCCAGCTCGCTGAAGACTACCCGCTGCCCAAGCTGCTGCTCGAGCATCGCAGTCTGGCCAAGCTCAAGAGCACCTACGCCGACAAGCTGCCGCGGATGGTCAATCCGAAAACCGGC from Parazoarcus communis encodes the following:
- a CDS encoding BPSS1780 family membrane protein translates to MQANQLPMQRGWGWLRDGLTLWLRSPALLSFLAFGYLLVLLVISIFPLIGQPAASLLMPILSLGVLNGYRAVAAGRKVGPDVLFSGFKSNVQSLVTIGGIYLIASVLVLALTALADGGGLFAVMTGGNVDDAAITDSSLPLAMLLAVALSTPVVMAYWFAPVLAGWWNITAPKAMFFSFHACLRNWRPFLAYAIGLMIFGAFIPGIVIGVIGLLSPTLATILTVPLPLILIPVVFASFFTSARDVFGLPDEVIIDK
- a CDS encoding BPSS1780 family membrane protein, giving the protein MPATPPSRHYHPLPQPGTVTPAHALQWVATGWRLFLRKPGVWMVQTLIFILVIAALGFVPLIGWAAAPVALPVLVAGLVAGADALARGEALRVDHLFDGLRLHAGNLLLVGGFHLLGALIAALIAAAIGGSAVFTGSMMGAFGGMGMAAGGMMLGVLVFSVLWGLLMMALWFAPALVMLHDVAPLDAMKLSAQACFQNLLTFVVLAVMLYILGWIAMLPAGLGVFVLIPVLAGALQAAWRDTFSPPKALPPAAHLTE
- a CDS encoding homoserine kinase, which gives rise to MSVFTPVPEAVLSQWLKNYAIGRLIELKGISAGVQNSNFFVTTTLGRYVLTLFEGIGRAELPYYLHLMAHLARHGLPVPAPIANRDNEYLGTIEDKPAALVMRLSGASVMAPDEHHCTRVGAMLAGLHLAGMSYGRRQPNPRGPAWRTQTAARVHAYLPEAEQALLDREIAFQATVDTDALPAGAIHADLFRDNILWDGEVIGGVIDFYFAGNDTLLFDVAVTLNDWCSLDDGSLDPVRSDAFLHAYHAERPFSDAERAAWPAMLRAAALRFWLSRAEDFHLPREGEMVLVKNPDEYRDILRQRIAWSPALPAV
- a CDS encoding DUF2782 domain-containing protein; amino-acid sequence: MRRTLIALLLAVSMPVLAQQPPKLEPIPEPPPPPPGMTDIEEPQVTIVKRGDDTVAEYRIRGKLYMVKVTPPHGVPYYLVDREGNGDMVRASEPALSVPMWVIKSW
- the polA gene encoding DNA polymerase I; translated protein: MPTLLLVDGSSYLYRAFHALPDLRNSSGEPTGAIRGVLSMLRRLEGDYKAEYRACVFDAKGKTFRDDWYPEYKSHRPPMPDDLRAQIEPLHEAVEAEGWPLLSVEGVEADDVIGTLTRMAVERGWEVVISTGDKDLTQLVQPGVRWVNTMSEEVLDEAGVSAKFGVAPERIIDYLALVGDTVDNVPGVEKCGPKTAVKWLTEYGTLDNLISNADKVGGKVGENLRKHLDFLPLGKRLVTVATDVELPLQLDDLPARADDKIALKALYERFEFRGWLKDLGDENQRENQRGQNQRGQSRLIPESNDSDPFDSSAEPDAHRAGYVGILDWDAFDALLVRLNAAELTAFDTETTSLDPMAARLVGMSFSTEKGEGAYLPLAHRGADAPDQLAMDEVLKKLKPWLESNAHAKVGQNLKYDAHVLLNHDIRLGGITHDTLLESYVLESDRTHDMDSLAKRHLGLTTIQYTDVCGKGAKQIGFDEVAVDRAIEYAAEDADITMRLHRKLWPQVEAAPSLAALYREIELPTLEVLLDMERTGVLIDPFLLAQHGEELGRRLMVLEGEAHALAGQPFNLGSPKQLGEILFGKLGLPVVKKTATGQPSTDEDVLTQLAEDYPLPKLLLEHRSLAKLKSTYADKLPRMVNPKTGRVHTSFSQATAVTGRLASSEPNLQNIPIRSAEGRRIRAAFIAPRDHLIVSADYSQIELRIMAHLSSDARLLEAFAQGEDVHRATAAEVFGVTPDEVSSEQRRYAKVINFGLIYGMSAHGLAKNLGIERAAAQTWIDRYFARYPGVADYMERIKAEAKDKGYVETVFGRRLYLPDIRASQAGRRQAAERAAINAPMQGTAADLIKKSMIAVHAWLAGSTLKSRLVLQVHDELVLEVPADELDVIRAELPKLMGGVADLAVPLLVEVGAGDNWDEAH
- a CDS encoding TIGR00730 family Rossman fold protein: MTAKEKLSRSAPDSAAPRFNARESWRIFGIMAEFVEATERLNAIRPAVSIFGSARIPPDHSYYVLTERISRLLSDAGFAVISGGGPGIMEAANKGAYFGKSPSVGLNIQLPMEQQANPYQDISQTFQHFFARKFMFVKFASAYVVLPGGFGTLDELLEAMTLIQTRKSRSIPIILVHGAFWKGLIDWFRDRLVSEGMIKAEDLDLIQIIDSPEEVVEAIFKHYETRGFMPLPEEHELMLNL
- a CDS encoding DNA-deoxyinosine glycosylase; this encodes MSTTPGPAVCSFAPVCRSDARVLILGSMPGEASLAAGEYYAHPRNAFWPIMGALFGAAPEQPYPVRLERLLDAGIALWDVIGRCRRSGSLDSAIAADSIEPNDFAGLFTACPRLSHVFFNGSAAETAFRRHVHLPHGEHRIRVQRLPSTSPAHAALNFSDKLAAWQAVRNATLTAAHAA